The window GAATTTCACACCCAGCCGCCTCGCGGCGACTTCCTCTATCCTCCGGGTTGTCGGAATCCGACATGGTTACGCGTGACATCTTGCAGCGGAAGGGTAAGAGGGTGCCGGTCCGGGCCAGATGTGACAGTTCGCAGCCACGGGGCACGCGGGACGGTTCGAGACGACCTGAGCCGACCGTCAGTCCAGCGCCCGCTCGTAGACGACCTCCCGTTCGCCCGCGTCGACCAGCCCGGATTCCCCGACCGGCTCGAAGCCGTGCGACTCGTAGAAGCCGACTCCGACCTCGTTGCCCGCCAGCAACACCACCTGCAGTCGGTCGGTCTCCTCGCGGGCCCGCGAGACGACGTGGTCGAGCAGTTCGGTCCCGATGCCCTCGCCCCAGCGCTCGGGATGGACGTACAGCCGCGGGACGACGTACGCGCCCGAGGGCGAGGGGCCGGCGTGGACCACGCCGACCGGGTCCGCGCCCGCGCCCGTCTCGGCCGTGCCATCGCCGGCCCCACCGTCGACGGCCCCGGCGTCGACGGCCACGAGGAAGACGTGGGCCGGGTTCGTGATGACATCGCGCAGTTCCTCGGCGCGCCACCAGTTGTCCAGCCGCTCGTCGACCTCGTCGGCCCCCATGATGTCGTCGTACGCCTCGTGCCACGCCGCC of the Haloglomus salinum genome contains:
- a CDS encoding GNAT family N-acetyltransferase, with product MTGVAIRAATPGEAEAVRELARAAWHEAYDDIMGADEVDERLDNWWRAEELRDVITNPAHVFLVAVDAGAVDGGAGDGTAETGAGADPVGVVHAGPSPSGAYVVPRLYVHPERWGEGIGTELLDHVVSRAREETDRLQVVLLAGNEVGVGFYESHGFEPVGESGLVDAGEREVVYERALD